In a single window of the Mauremys reevesii isolate NIE-2019 linkage group 3, ASM1616193v1, whole genome shotgun sequence genome:
- the LOC120401139 gene encoding uncharacterized protein LOC120401139, protein MAKTCPDAMSFFGALQCIYALFSASTKRWTIFRKHVTGLSVKTRWECRMQSVKALRYQAGEFYDALVEVEETTDDSQAKHEAKSLAFQIRDYKFLVSLVFWHDLLFQVNFVSKELQSDTMDISAGISSFEKLCNWLKMYREKGFQEVLTGANELAKDLDVTPVFQTKRLHKKTVFSDPKEAYRVQCFNQVLDKALQSLEPRFEQLQKHESLFGFLCKFKNLPKDTICCRSGTCIDRCETSAGKRTSFNCKIS, encoded by the coding sequence ATGGCCAAAACATGTCCAGATGCGATGAGTTTCTTTGGAGCCTTGCAGTGTATTTATGCCCTTTTTTCTGCATCTACTAAAAGATGGACTATTTTTAGAAAACATGTTACTGGCCTTTCGGTGAAAACACGATGGGAATGTAGAATGCAAAGTGTCAAAGCTCTGCGGTACCAAGCAGGGGAGTTTTATGATGCACTTGTAGAGGTAGAAGAAACAACTGATGATTCTCAAGCAAAACATGAAGCTAAATCGCTGGCTTTTCAAATAAGGGATTATAAGTTTTTGGTTTCGCTAGTTTTCTGGCATGATTTACTTTTTCAAGTGAATTTTGTGAGCAAAGAGCTGCAGAGTGATACAATGGATATTTCTGCAGGAATTTCTTCATTTGAAAAGctttgtaactggttaaaaatgtACAGAGAGAAGGGTTTTCAAGAAGTGTTAACTGGTGCCAATGAACTTGCCAAAGATCTAGATGTGACTCCAGTATTCCAGACTAAACGTTTGCACAAAAAAACAGTTTTTTCTGATCCAAAAGAAGCTTACAGAGTGCAGTGCTTCAATCAAGTGTTAGACAAAGCTTTAcagtcacttgaaccaaggtttgaacagttacaaaagcatgagagtttatttggatttttatgcAAATTCAAAAATCTTCCCAAGGACACCATCTGCTGCAGATCTGGAACTTGCATTGACAGATGTGAAACTAGTGCAGGAAAACGAACAAGTTTCAACTGTAAAATCAGTTGA